The segment AACCGTTTGCTACCTTTCCGAGACTAGCATAACATTCGTTACTTACCTTATTAGGTATATATTACGTTTCGATGTGTTGTTTATCACTATAAAGATGAGGAATGGTTATGTCAGATTCAAAAGAAAATCAAAATGAAGTTGAAGTTTCAATCAAATCAAGCACTATCTCTGATGAATCACCAAAACAAAATGGTACGAACGTGGATCCGGATGAGTTATCGGACGCGGATGCCGAATCAGTGGCTGGTGGTGCAAAGATGGTACAAGTTACCAGTTGGGCGGGCTTATTTATTCCTTGCACGGGTTAACTAATTCCCATTTTTACGTCAATCTTAGTTCATCACGGTACCGTACCCTAGGCTCACAGGTCATAACCATTTAGCTCCCTGCTCACCAATCTTGTTCTTTTCAGGGCAAGGAGCTAATGGTTGTAAAAATCCCTCGTATTTTTCAAAATGAAGTCACGAACTACACCCGCTCAATGGTGCCTGTCATCAGCAGTTGCTCAAGCAAATCGATAAGAATGACCTGCTGGTCGAATTTTTGTAACGCATTAGAACCTATTAGTTCATATACAGACACAAC is part of the Gammaproteobacteria bacterium genome and harbors:
- a CDS encoding hypothetical protein (Evidence 5 : Unknown function), translating into MSDSKENQNEVEVSIKSSTISDESPKQNGTNVDPDELSDADAESVAGGAKMVQVTSWAGLFIPCTG